The Pseudomonas azadiae genome includes a window with the following:
- a CDS encoding UvrD-helicase domain-containing protein — translation MRGFFNWLTNAILDGVGFQQTSAWNAGRLVGTEQGKSKGLEEGFSQGHAQGLDDGKLIVELRPGTPTIPAPPGIKEPALFKDWRFAITPEMAAEIRQDVKQYLPDQPPSEDQWKMILSTTPTTSVVAGAGSGKSTTMVLRLIVLYHYLKIDLSGLTVVTFTKESKLDFAKKVREVFDLWGYEVSEKKSLEIVRTFHSRILSFAKSIDGLSDVKTFEFLDNKPGEDEKDGSMLNVKLGETQLDLMNATYHELYESNTEFRSLMGELYQRSLLLAEMDKDHPDVLERQDKAWQMANIDDALCAQLEGLWEAAGYWPIDGIEPARKTVRLLGKNFRVNGYIPDFDTYVILGVDDTEPNEIKLDHQYGWFMRKHVRDKRTLFQAFCSPRVVYLNSYVDASRSVDALKGRINGCPKFQYKVKGEISSSYILEAFFVNASFIENLGLDAIEAVKNMTLYKGEPDTPFFHAMSIYWAAFNERLLQMSPPVMTFNSMFAMFSERGQQNFKAVPDSVLRPMTTLLIDEFQDVGANTISWVRATFKEIELRGLAAKTLGAPAYASVMAVGDDWQSIYGWRGSSPRFLMEFDKEFRSPKQTQVFMQENHRSHQMVVDAAEAIVNQTPGFDNKHGVAVNKRVIGNQVPVEVRELDWEHLIQMAEHHYDAGNSILILYRKRDTKKDAKAKLSVVIERAREDKRDKAVKFLTYHSSKGLQADAVFLLGDCEVTTSSPSRNDFYAQAGMANPGEPCGYDRAQQQEALRTAYVAITRAVTYCYWYVSWDEKVPASEKASRYIKGDQAYWNVVTPRPAPPSDGIKRKVVKGR, via the coding sequence ATGCGTGGCTTTTTCAACTGGCTCACCAATGCCATCCTAGACGGCGTTGGATTTCAACAAACCTCTGCTTGGAATGCGGGTCGTCTGGTCGGTACCGAACAGGGAAAAAGCAAAGGCTTGGAGGAGGGCTTCTCTCAGGGGCATGCCCAAGGACTGGACGACGGAAAGCTAATTGTTGAGTTGCGTCCTGGCACACCTACGATTCCCGCTCCACCGGGCATCAAGGAACCTGCACTATTCAAGGACTGGAGATTTGCAATCACTCCAGAAATGGCTGCTGAGATCCGGCAGGATGTGAAGCAATATCTTCCTGATCAACCTCCCTCTGAAGATCAGTGGAAGATGATCTTGTCCACCACTCCGACCACCTCTGTAGTTGCGGGCGCTGGTAGTGGTAAGTCGACAACCATGGTGTTGCGGCTGATCGTTCTATACCACTACCTCAAAATTGATTTGTCGGGTCTGACGGTTGTCACTTTCACAAAAGAATCCAAGCTGGATTTCGCGAAGAAAGTCCGCGAGGTTTTTGACCTTTGGGGTTATGAAGTCAGCGAGAAGAAGTCACTTGAGATTGTCCGCACGTTCCATTCCCGCATTCTGTCCTTCGCCAAAAGCATCGATGGTCTAAGTGATGTAAAGACTTTCGAGTTTCTAGACAACAAGCCAGGTGAGGACGAAAAGGACGGTTCGATGCTGAATGTCAAGCTGGGCGAAACCCAGCTCGATCTGATGAACGCGACATACCATGAGCTTTACGAAAGCAACACGGAGTTTCGCTCGCTGATGGGAGAACTCTATCAACGCTCACTATTGCTAGCTGAGATGGATAAAGACCATCCAGACGTTCTGGAGCGCCAGGATAAGGCCTGGCAAATGGCGAATATCGATGATGCGTTGTGCGCTCAACTTGAAGGTCTTTGGGAAGCTGCCGGTTATTGGCCAATTGATGGGATAGAGCCTGCACGGAAGACCGTCCGACTGCTTGGGAAAAACTTCCGTGTGAACGGATATATTCCCGATTTCGATACCTACGTGATACTAGGGGTCGACGATACCGAACCAAATGAAATTAAGCTTGATCACCAATATGGTTGGTTCATGCGTAAGCACGTGCGCGACAAGCGGACGCTGTTTCAAGCGTTTTGCAGTCCACGGGTTGTTTATCTGAACAGTTATGTCGATGCATCGCGGTCGGTTGACGCCCTCAAAGGTCGGATAAATGGATGCCCGAAATTCCAGTACAAGGTCAAGGGAGAGATTAGCTCCAGTTATATTTTGGAGGCATTTTTTGTCAATGCATCCTTCATCGAAAACCTGGGCCTGGACGCCATTGAGGCGGTCAAAAATATGACCTTGTACAAGGGCGAGCCCGACACGCCATTTTTCCATGCGATGAGTATTTACTGGGCCGCGTTCAACGAGCGACTGCTGCAGATGAGTCCGCCGGTAATGACGTTCAACAGTATGTTTGCGATGTTCAGCGAACGTGGTCAGCAAAATTTTAAGGCAGTACCGGACAGCGTACTTCGCCCCATGACCACGCTGCTCATCGACGAATTCCAAGATGTTGGGGCGAACACAATCTCTTGGGTCAGGGCGACCTTCAAGGAAATCGAACTACGCGGGTTGGCCGCTAAAACCTTGGGTGCGCCAGCTTATGCCTCGGTGATGGCGGTGGGGGACGATTGGCAAAGCATCTATGGATGGCGTGGCAGCTCTCCACGTTTTCTGATGGAGTTCGACAAGGAGTTTAGGTCGCCGAAGCAGACACAGGTGTTCATGCAGGAAAACCATCGATCACATCAAATGGTTGTTGATGCGGCGGAAGCAATAGTCAACCAGACACCAGGTTTTGACAACAAGCACGGTGTTGCGGTCAACAAGCGTGTGATCGGCAACCAGGTACCGGTAGAGGTTCGAGAGCTTGACTGGGAGCACCTAATCCAGATGGCCGAACACCATTACGACGCTGGCAACTCGATCCTTATTCTTTACCGTAAACGCGACACCAAAAAAGATGCCAAAGCAAAACTCAGCGTCGTCATTGAGAGAGCTCGTGAAGACAAGCGAGACAAGGCCGTCAAGTTTCTGACCTACCACTCCTCGAAGGGCTTGCAGGCTGACGCCGTCTTTTTGCTGGGGGATTGCGAGGTCACCACGTCATCGCCTTCGAGAAACGATTTCTATGCCCAGGCCGGTATGGCGAATCCGGGCGAGCCCTGCGGTTACGACAGGGCACAGCAGCAGGAGGCGCTGCGAACAGCCTACGTCGCCATCACTCGGGCCGTCACCTACTGCTATTGGTATGTTTCCTGGGACGAAAAGGTACCTGCGTCGGAGAAGGCAAGTCGTTATATCAAGGGGGATCAGGCCTATTGGAATGTTGTGACGCCTCGTCCTGCACCACCTTCAGATGGGATCAAACGCAAAGTAGTCAAGGGACGCTAG